One genomic segment of Candidatus Brocadiaceae bacterium includes these proteins:
- a CDS encoding alpha-L-glutamate ligase-like protein, whose product MIHRLLNQLHKSGIIGINRRNIDYVSKYNPRHLYPLVDDKLSTKMLAIQAGITVPELYAVVTITRQARDIHTLLKNHSSFVVKPAQGTGGNGVVIIIGRAKNGYRTLGGRIMSKEALENHIIEILSGIYSLGGHPDKALFEYTVQLDPFFRNITYQGMPDIRIIVFLGVPVMSMVRLPTHLSNGKANLHQGAIGVGIDIATGTTTTGVWHNDSITEHPDTGVEIAGMKMPHWKNLLNLSARCYELTKLGYQGIDIVFDKEKGPMLLELNARPGLNIQIANRAGLLPRLKLVEQMYKTLKSPEDRISFVLNYFSANIDE is encoded by the coding sequence ATGATTCACAGATTATTAAACCAATTACATAAATCAGGAATTATCGGCATTAACCGTCGTAATATTGATTATGTCTCGAAGTATAATCCACGACACTTATACCCTCTTGTCGACGATAAATTATCTACCAAGATGCTTGCAATACAAGCGGGCATTACGGTACCGGAACTGTATGCCGTGGTAACGATTACTCGTCAGGCACGGGACATCCATACCCTTCTCAAAAACCATTCCTCTTTCGTTGTCAAACCTGCCCAGGGCACCGGTGGAAATGGGGTCGTAATTATCATTGGCCGCGCAAAAAATGGATACCGAACATTGGGCGGAAGGATCATGAGCAAAGAAGCGCTTGAAAACCATATTATAGAAATTCTCAGTGGTATATATAGTTTGGGCGGGCATCCAGATAAAGCACTTTTTGAATATACGGTGCAACTTGATCCTTTTTTTCGGAATATCACCTACCAGGGAATGCCCGATATTCGTATCATAGTTTTTCTCGGCGTACCCGTTATGTCAATGGTACGCCTGCCGACGCATTTATCAAATGGCAAAGCAAATCTGCATCAGGGAGCGATCGGTGTCGGTATCGACATCGCAACGGGCACAACCACTACCGGTGTGTGGCACAATGACAGCATTACAGAACATCCGGATACAGGGGTAGAGATAGCCGGGATGAAGATGCCTCACTGGAAGAATTTATTAAATTTGTCTGCAAGATGTTACGAACTCACAAAATTGGGTTATCAGGGAATAGATATTGTCTTTGACAAAGAGAAAGGACCGATGCTATTAGAATTGAATGCACGTCCCGGCCTGAATATCCAAATCGCTAATCGTGCAGGGTTATTGCCGCGTTTGAAACTGGTTGAGCAGATGTATAAGACCCTGAAAAGCCCGGAAGATCGAATCTCCTTTGTACTAAACTATTTTAGTGCTAATATAGACGAATGA
- a CDS encoding addiction module protein translates to MITSEIKKMSTVERLQAMEELWDALCHEDKEVESPVWHKEILDERKKKIERGEAEFISIEELKAKTNQ, encoded by the coding sequence ATGATTACTTCTGAAATTAAAAAAATGTCCACCGTTGAACGTTTACAGGCAATGGAAGAACTATGGGATGCTTTGTGCCATGAAGACAAAGAAGTTGAATCACCTGTATGGCATAAAGAAATTCTCGACGAAAGGAAAAAGAAAATTGAGAGAGGTGAAGCGGAATTCATTTCTATTGAAGAACTGAAAGCAAAAACAAATCAATGA
- a CDS encoding transporter substrate-binding domain-containing protein gives MKKFIRAEFKPDCNKEIGKKLQLKIEYIEEVGWDSMIEAIKSKRVDLICTGVRPTTEKG, from the coding sequence ATGAAAAAGTTTATACGAGCAGAATTTAAGCCAGATTGTAACAAGGAAATTGGCAAAAAACTACAATTAAAAATAGAATACATCGAAGAAGTTGGATGGGATTCAATGATTGAAGCTATTAAATCAAAAAGAGTTGATTTAATTTGCACGGGTGTTCGGCCCACAACTGAAAAGGGGTAA
- a CDS encoding transporter substrate-binding domain-containing protein, whose product MFGPQLKRGKHVDFTKPLYYSTVKAYVRSDDKRFDGHLNKINNQNIKISSIDGEMTSIIAKLDFPKAKEVSLTQINDISQVLLEVSSGKADVAFVEPAIALAYMNKNPGKIKQVENIPPLRVFPNTMIIGKGEFMLLSTINIGIDELANNGFIDRVVTKYEKFTGSFQKIALPYKEE is encoded by the coding sequence GTGTTCGGCCCACAACTGAAAAGGGGTAAACATGTTGATTTTACTAAACCTTTATATTATAGCACAGTAAAAGCTTATGTTAGATCAGATGATAAAAGATTTGACGGACATTTAAATAAAATAAATAATCAAAATATAAAAATTTCTTCCATTGACGGAGAAATGACTTCTATAATTGCAAAATTAGATTTTCCAAAAGCCAAAGAAGTTAGCTTAACTCAAATTAATGATATATCACAAGTATTATTAGAAGTTTCAAGTGGTAAGGCAGACGTAGCTTTTGTAGAACCAGCGATAGCATTAGCATATATGAATAAAAATCCTGGGAAAATCAAACAAGTAGAAAATATCCCACCTCTGAGAGTATTTCCAAATACTATGATAATTGGTAAAGGTGAATTTATGTTATTGTCAACTATAAATATTGGGATAGATGAATTGGCCAATAACGGATTTATTGATAGAGTGGTTACAAAGTATGAAAAGTTTACAGGTTCTTTTCAAAAAATTGCTTTACCATATAAAGAAGAATAA
- a CDS encoding RimK/LysX family protein, protein MKYSLRLPAQVHSLYMVRFSQRFLSRTALFQPKNSFLLLSVCLIFIFTSLTYAKSKEVIGKAERILIYPGNIVLKAKIDTGAKICSINAPEFTLFERNEENWVRFELVNGKGEKVNIEERIIRTALLKRLNGLPSEKRPVIKLGICIGDTYKEVEVNLANRSRFMYQMLIGRNFLENDFLVDISEKYSKEPKCKSISGDE, encoded by the coding sequence ATGAAATATTCGTTGCGTTTACCTGCGCAGGTGCACAGCCTATACATGGTTCGATTTTCCCAGAGATTTCTTTCCCGCACAGCGTTGTTTCAGCCGAAAAATAGTTTTCTTCTCTTGAGTGTATGCTTGATTTTTATTTTTACTTCATTGACTTATGCAAAAAGTAAAGAGGTTATAGGCAAGGCGGAGAGGATTTTGATTTATCCGGGAAACATTGTCTTAAAAGCAAAGATCGATACCGGCGCCAAAATCTGTTCCATCAACGCCCCCGAATTTACCCTGTTCGAAAGGAATGAGGAAAACTGGGTACGATTTGAGTTGGTAAATGGAAAAGGGGAAAAGGTAAACATTGAGGAAAGGATAATCCGTACTGCCTTATTAAAACGTTTAAATGGACTTCCTTCTGAAAAACGCCCTGTTATCAAGCTTGGTATTTGCATAGGAGATACTTATAAGGAAGTTGAGGTAAATCTTGCAAACCGGAGCCGATTTATGTATCAGATGCTTATCGGAAGAAATTTTCTGGAGAATGATTTTCTTGTAGATATCTCCGAAAAATATTCCAAAGAACCAAAATGTAAGAGTATTTCAGGCGATGAATAA
- a CDS encoding NAD(P)-binding domain-containing protein, whose product MPDNLENQTYYDVVLIGAGPTGIAAASEFKSAGLNYLHLESGRLAQTIFNYPNNIRLFSHRRYLQTGNICFPGKLDEAPTREEYLDYLNHVASQLELKIKLQSDAVELIPDNGNHCIRYQNNGKKNEVFASNVVIASGGYFSPRLLDIPGESQKNVYHHFRTDMPISHKRVLVVGGRNSAIEASTTLVEKKAEVILSYRGSRLPRKKIKPWLLSPFDKARQKGAIQLLYRTVLRSIQKKQVTLLSDETKELTMDIDKIFLLTGYGPDYSILKNAAVPFHKRTNKPLFNQHTLETKIPGIFLCGTLVLAWQGKKASIENTLGHGKIILKNLR is encoded by the coding sequence ATGCCTGATAATTTAGAGAACCAGACATATTATGATGTTGTATTGATAGGTGCCGGGCCAACCGGAATTGCAGCCGCATCGGAATTCAAGTCTGCCGGCTTGAATTACCTTCATCTGGAATCAGGACGGCTGGCACAGACAATTTTTAATTATCCAAACAACATTCGGTTGTTTTCGCATCGTCGTTATCTGCAGACAGGAAATATCTGTTTCCCCGGAAAACTTGATGAAGCCCCGACAAGAGAAGAATATCTTGACTACCTGAACCATGTCGCTTCCCAATTAGAACTTAAAATAAAACTGCAGAGTGACGCAGTAGAACTTATTCCAGACAATGGCAACCATTGTATTCGTTATCAAAATAACGGAAAAAAGAACGAAGTATTTGCTTCCAATGTTGTCATTGCCAGTGGTGGGTATTTTTCGCCACGATTATTGGACATTCCGGGGGAGAGTCAAAAAAACGTGTATCATCATTTTCGGACTGATATGCCGATCTCTCATAAAAGGGTACTGGTGGTAGGAGGTCGCAATTCAGCCATTGAAGCCTCAACAACCTTGGTTGAAAAGAAGGCAGAGGTAATTCTTTCGTATCGCGGGTCCCGGCTTCCACGAAAAAAAATAAAACCATGGCTCCTTTCCCCGTTTGATAAGGCGAGGCAAAAAGGCGCCATTCAACTACTTTACCGGACAGTGCTTCGTTCCATCCAGAAAAAACAGGTTACGTTACTGTCAGATGAGACAAAAGAATTAACCATGGATATTGACAAAATATTTCTTCTGACCGGGTATGGCCCTGATTATTCGATCCTGAAAAATGCTGCTGTACCGTTTCACAAACGTACAAATAAACCATTATTTAACCAACATACCCTGGAAACCAAGATACCGGGGATATTTTTATGCGGCACCCTGGTATTGGCATGGCAGGGAAAAAAAGCAAGTATTGAAAACACACTGGGACATGGAAAAATCATTCTCAAGAATTTGCGTTAA
- a CDS encoding CDGSH iron-sulfur domain-containing protein, with translation MPVTVDLEPGTYHWCSCGKTNNPPFCDGSHKGTKSMPFEFTISEKKQLTLCTCQLTKDPPYCDGSHCT, from the coding sequence ATGCCGGTTACTGTTGACTTGGAACCAGGCACCTATCATTGGTGTAGTTGCGGTAAAACAAATAACCCTCCATTCTGTGATGGCTCACATAAAGGAACAAAAAGTATGCCGTTTGAGTTTACGATTTCTGAAAAAAAACAGCTAACCCTTTGCACCTGTCAACTCACAAAAGATCCACCCTATTGCGACGGCTCTCATTGTACATAA
- a CDS encoding DUF4258 domain-containing protein, with protein MKSIRLTKHAQEQCIERGATEEEVRYAILHGHREICRYSFPYNTNWQGKHYAVKQVAPVIKEEQNEIVVIIVYTMYF; from the coding sequence ATGAAATCTATTCGATTAACCAAACATGCACAAGAACAATGTATCGAACGTGGCGCAACCGAAGAAGAAGTTCGATATGCAATCCTGCATGGCCACCGGGAAATATGTCGTTATAGTTTTCCTTACAATACGAATTGGCAAGGAAAACATTATGCAGTAAAACAAGTCGCTCCGGTAATAAAAGAAGAACAAAATGAAATTGTTGTAATCATCGTATACACAATGTATTTTTAA
- a CDS encoding UUP1 family membrane protein gives MNKIHFYIFLFGLSIISCGLFSYKYFVLGFPLIPEEKVNAWNIEVHISFDAQNEPVKVEMFLPKSSRNFIISSEYFVSKAYGLTTSVDNINRNAMWSINEASKRQVLLYRVRVNKVKIRNPPDSSPPPFELKPSDLLEPYRTAAQTLVSDVRAKSADIDTFVMELFKRLNAQPPEENVAILLDKESSVDKKVTLAVQLLALADIPARIVHGIRVKTRTNDAQLEKCLEVYSNGKWIAYHPASGTTSIPNNYLEWWRGPDPFVQLKGGKDLKTTISIGVQEEEAINAAMKRAEARNPRLLDFSLFSLPLHFQSVYHLLLLIPVGALLVVILRNVIGLETFGTFMPVLIALSFRETHLLLGIILFSLLVAIGMGARLYLENFRLLMVSRLASLLIIIIVFIGVFNILFYKLGLEMGLSISIFPIVILTMTIERMTITLEEKGAKAAMNQCMGSLITATIVYFFMFNKFSRHVVFIYPELLLLILVITMLLGRYKGYRLTELFRFKELNKIP, from the coding sequence ATGAATAAAATTCATTTTTATATTTTTCTCTTCGGTTTATCCATCATAAGCTGCGGATTGTTTTCTTATAAATATTTCGTATTGGGTTTTCCGTTAATCCCGGAGGAAAAGGTCAATGCCTGGAATATAGAAGTCCATATATCCTTTGATGCACAGAATGAACCTGTTAAGGTGGAAATGTTTTTACCAAAAAGTTCAAGAAATTTTATTATTTCTTCGGAATATTTCGTTTCAAAGGCTTATGGCCTAACTACTTCAGTAGATAACATAAATCGAAACGCCATGTGGTCCATTAATGAAGCAAGCAAACGCCAGGTTCTTCTTTACCGTGTTCGCGTAAACAAGGTGAAAATAAGAAACCCTCCGGATAGTTCCCCTCCTCCTTTTGAATTAAAACCTTCTGATCTTTTAGAACCCTATCGAACCGCAGCCCAAACCCTCGTCTCTGACGTGCGTGCAAAATCCGCCGATATCGATACGTTTGTGATGGAATTATTTAAACGACTGAATGCCCAACCGCCTGAAGAGAACGTTGCAATTCTCCTGGACAAAGAATCCTCTGTTGATAAAAAGGTAACACTGGCAGTCCAGTTGCTTGCGCTTGCAGATATCCCCGCACGGATAGTGCATGGCATCAGGGTAAAAACAAGAACAAATGACGCACAACTGGAAAAGTGCTTGGAAGTCTATAGCAACGGGAAGTGGATAGCGTATCATCCGGCTTCTGGAACAACGTCAATTCCGAATAACTATCTGGAATGGTGGAGAGGACCTGATCCTTTCGTACAATTAAAAGGCGGGAAAGATCTGAAAACGACTATTTCCATTGGTGTTCAGGAAGAAGAGGCAATAAATGCCGCCATGAAAAGGGCAGAAGCAAGAAATCCGCGTTTATTAGACTTTTCCTTGTTCAGCTTACCGCTTCATTTTCAATCTGTTTACCACTTGCTGTTGCTCATTCCGGTTGGCGCATTATTGGTGGTTATCCTGCGAAATGTTATTGGTCTTGAAACATTTGGCACCTTTATGCCCGTCCTTATCGCACTGTCTTTCAGGGAAACGCATCTACTGCTGGGAATTATCTTATTTAGTCTATTGGTAGCAATTGGAATGGGCGCGCGTCTCTATCTTGAAAACTTCAGGCTGTTAATGGTATCTCGCCTTGCATCGCTACTTATTATTATTATTGTGTTCATTGGTGTATTCAATATTTTGTTTTATAAACTTGGTCTTGAGATGGGACTCTCCATATCCATATTCCCCATTGTTATTTTAACGATGACCATAGAACGAATGACCATTACTCTGGAAGAGAAAGGGGCAAAGGCCGCCATGAATCAGTGTATGGGCAGTTTAATTACCGCGACTATTGTATACTTTTTCATGTTCAATAAATTCAGCAGGCACGTGGTATTCATTTATCCAGAGTTGCTGCTGTTGATACTGGTGATTACCATGCTTTTAGGTCGTTATAAGGGATACAGGCTGACCGAGTTGTTCCGTTTTAAAGAGTTGAACAAAATACCGTAA
- a CDS encoding DUF2283 domain-containing protein yields the protein MKISYDPEVDAMYIRLIAGKHECRTLRLNEEIALNIGPDEKLIGIEILDAKEILGSGQLPNVVVENLPLAKVQHL from the coding sequence ATGAAAATCAGCTATGATCCTGAAGTAGATGCGATGTACATTCGACTAATTGCGGGAAAACATGAATGCAGAACACTCAGGTTAAACGAAGAAATCGCACTAAATATCGGCCCTGATGAAAAGTTAATAGGAATAGAAATTCTTGATGCAAAAGAGATCTTGGGTTCGGGCCAACTACCTAATGTTGTTGTAGAAAATCTACCCCTTGCAAAAGTGCAGCATCTATAG